Part of the Sorghum bicolor cultivar BTx623 chromosome 1, Sorghum_bicolor_NCBIv3, whole genome shotgun sequence genome, GTGTACATAAGTAcattagtgtatatatatacgcaTGGCCGGCCGGTGATCACTAAACCACCAAGAGATCATGGAAAGGCACGAGTGATGTCGTCCATGATATTGTGCGTGTGAGCAGAAGGCAGTACTCAAAGGGGATGGGATCGAATAGGAATATGATGCACCAGGAAGGCAGGAACAAGAGTAGTAAGTCTTAGCCCTTCCTCCTATACGTGCACAGCATGCAGAACACATCATCCCTGGCCAGAGAAGGAGCATGTTAAATGCCACATTCACTACGGGAGAATCAAAATTCCCCGAGTGTCAAAGGCTTCCCCGAGAGCCAAAAATCGAGCACTCGGGGAAGCCAGTCTTCCCCGAGTATTGCTCTCGGGGAAGaattgcactcggggaagagagGCTTCCCCGAGTGCCGTAGCCTAcctggcactcggggaagaatgACACTCGGAAAAAGTCCTCTTCCCCGAGCgcaacactcggggaagagcCGCTCTCGGGAAAGAAAAGTGTTCCGTGACGTCCCAGACAGACGGCACCGTTGGggtttaaaataaaaaaattcttccccgagtgccaaAAAAACACTCGGGGAAGGCGCTCTTTCCCGAGTGCTGAATTCTGACACTCGGGAAAAATACTGGCTTCCCCGAGTGCTGCTGTcctggcactcggggaagaggcCCTTCCTCGAGAGCCAAGGAAGGCACTCGGGgaagtttttttgttttttttgtttttttgcccAGTTTTTTTCTGATGCCTTCTCACATTATTTCAAACTTCTTGTTCAAATTTGGGGATATTTAAACTTCTTTAAGTATATTTCATTTGTTTTTTTACGTTTCattgattttttttgcaaacttcaaatttgaactgcaggtgcattaaataatGGAATTTCTTTATTCAAAAAAATGATATTCTCGATATTTGGTTTATGCTAAGACCGTATCCAAAACCTCAAATGAAATGTGAAACATCTTGTTGTCGTAACATAAGATACAACTTGCGGAAAAAatgtttttaaattatataaaatccgtaaaaaatccaaaaatcaaaaaacttGTCTGGGCGTCATGTTATCGCATGTAGaggctatgataaaaaattGAGAAGATTTCGAACAAATTATGACGTCAGATGTCTAAAACCCAGACATCTACTCATGTGATCACTTATGATCATGTGGAGAGATGTGTGGGTTTTAGACATCTAACGTCGTAACTTGTTTGAAACCTTCTCaattttttatcatagcctCTACATGCGATAACACGACGCCTCGACAAGTTTCGTGAATTTTGGACTTTGTtcggattttatataatttaaaaacactTTCCCCACAAGTTCTTGGTCATGTTATGACAATAAGATGCTCGACATTTCGTGTGAGTTTCTGGACACGGCCTCAACATACAAGAAATATCATGAATATTATTATTTGAAGCACTAaattttattatttcatatacttgcagttcaaatttgaaatatgcAAAAGAAATTCAACAAAATGAAAAAACTAACAAAATATAACAAAAAAAGTTAAAattattccaaatttaaacaagaAGTTTCAAATAACATGGGAAGgcctcacaaaaaaaaaaatagagaaaaaagaataaaaaaaaattcttccccgagtgccttCTGTTGCACTAGGGAAAATAGCCTTACCCGAGAGTCAAAACatggcactcggggaagaaattgaaaaaaaaagccAGCCAACAAATAGACCAGCCGGCCCACCAACACCCCCTAACCCTATCTCTCTCTTCCCTCTCTCCCCACGCGCGCCCTCCCAGCCACGgcgccccgccgccgcctccaccgCGCTCACTCCGCCCCGAACCCACCCCTCCCCGCCCCGCCCCAGCCGCGGCccgctcggcggcggcgcgtcCAAGCCATGCCCTGCCCGGCGCCGCTTCGCCCCACTCTGGCCGGCCGTCGGCCACCGGATCCGGTGGCAGGATGAGGCGGATCCATGGCGGACgtcagcagcggcggcggcggcggcggaagcgTCCGGTGGCAGGATGAGGTGGATCCCGAACTGCGCTCTCTCGTCTACTCTTTCCATCTATCCTGGAGCGCGATTGACGTACTGCCGCGATTGTTTGTTCGATCTGGTGTTTAGGGGGTGTTTATTTAGGGTTCAACTCGTGTCTCCTGGGCGAAATCCGCGAAGAATGCATTAGTTTCCGGATCGATGCGATGCGTGTTCAATTCAATCGCCTAGCGATGCGATTGGCTATTTCTTCATCTGTTAAATTGATATAATCACCCGGTCGGATTTTCTTCTCAACTTTCTGTGTCCAGAGAGGAGACAATGGCTGGATTATGCAGGGCTCTGCACAAGGGCAGATCACCTCCGGAGGGCCTTGACCAATACGTAGCAGATTTCGAGGAGGCCACATTCGAGAAAGCAACAGGGTGCCTTACTAACTTCATCCTCACTTACACCAATCCACTAATCCAGTACCACGGACACAATGTGCTTTGGTTTCAGATTTCTGGCTAGTTTGTTCTGCATTTGTTTACATGCTTCTGCTGATTAGCATCATGCCCCCACTCGCAACAAAGAAATGCTATGCAATCCATAATCTTATTTCGGTTTGCATTTCACTGATTCAGCCTCACTTGCTTCTGGCCTAATTTAATATAATATTTTGGTTTGTCAGATCGACTACATGAAAATGATATCTATCAGGGTCAGTTTCGGCCAAAAAGAGGCAAAACTAAAGGCTAAGATTGCTGCAGACCGTAAACAAAAGATGCAAATGGTGCACCAGATGATGCAGTCGGCTAACATGGTTCAAGCTATTCAGGGAGTCAATAGTTCTAACATGGTTCAAGCAAATGgtgcatcaaatttttctgaaaCAGTAGCACATTGCAGTATTCAGGTCACGGAAACTGAACCAAGCATGTCCCTCGTTTCTCAGGTAAGCTTGCCAATCAATTTCACATATATAGCCACGATACTAGCAGACCAAGGAAGGCTTGCGGCATGATcaacaagatcaacaagcttttgaataactaattattaattatcAGATCAAAACCACATAGAGAGAGTAATCCAGGGGCATGAACAGCTCTTGATGCGTCTAGTAGCAGTTAATATTTTGTGTTCTGATCCTGAAAAATGCTCTGATCCTGAAAAATTGTTAGATGAATGTGCTGATCCTAATATTGTGTTCTGTATCTATGAAAGTTAATATTTTGGTTGGTAATAAAAGGAATGTTCATCATCTATCATCTATTAAATAATAAACACTACTATATATGATTTGAATTATGTCAATCTAATTTAGCACATGTAACTTCCATAGCCTATCCACTGAAAGATATTTTGACAAGCCTCTGTTTTTTACAGGAGCAGGCCTAACTGATTCCAATCCCCTCGTGCTCAAAGGGAACATATCAAGAACGTTAAGAAGAAAATGTGCTATTGCTCTACCACTGTAGTAACTTTATCATATTCTATAAAGTGTAGGATCGGCTACTAGACTATATTGAGTGTATACTAATCAAGGTTATTTCTGTACTAATACACAATCGGTTCCTTGTTCAGGATATGATCCGTTTGGATGCCTAATTATCATAGTTATTAAATGGAGAGTTGTTAAATGGAGAGTTGCCTAATGATCCGTTTGGATGCCTAATTATCATAGTTACCTGCTGTGTCTTAATGTTTCATTTCTTACTGTAACCACGTGCTCATTGGTTGATTCTATTTATCTTGTTTTGACTGTAGTAGGTAGGGACCAGAGAGATGTGCAGTAGCTGTTGCTGCATTGCCAGCCCGTGGCCATTTAGGAAACAATAGCTACTTGACTCCTACTTATATTTGTAACTTTGCAGCTTCGCTCTTGTCATCTTGTGACTTTGCTTTACAATAGAGACTTATTGGTTGCTATGATTTTTCAGGTGCTTATAACCAGTGCACTAATTGAAGGCAAACTACTCGTCATTTTCTTCATTGGTGTTTGTAGCATTAGTATGAAGGCAAGCTGCTCCTTATCATATTCATCTGTTCATACCTGTATGTTGCCAAAAACTTGTATGTTAGTTGGCAGATAGCAGAATCGAATGACTTGAATATTTCCTTCAAGATAATGATTTTCTCTTTGAATGTCAttctgcttttgtttttggagcAGAGCTAGACCCGGCCACATGCCTAGTGTTCTATCAATAATGATTCTCTTCGAATGTCATTTTGCTATTGCAATTTTCATCTCTTGAGAATAATGTGCTATCTGTACTGCATCTTTGATAAGCACCGGTGGTTTTAGTTAGTGAAAAATACTTCTTACTAATAACTCTGTGTTATCTTCGTTTCTATTGGTTTGTGATTTTGCAATAGTAGATAAGCCATGCACTGAGAGGAAGCATAGAGCTGTTCATATGGTTATAATGTGTATATATCAATTTTGGATTAATGTGCATGTATAGATTTTAACTAGGCAaaggatttttttaaaaaaataaaaaaataggctTCCCTGAGTGCTTGGGCTgcggcactcggggaagagggtTCCTTCCCCGAGTGCCTGGGCTGCGGCGCGGCGCTcggggaagagggtttcttccccGAGTGTCTGAGTTGCGGCGCTcggggaagagggtttcttccccgagtgcctgGGCTGCGGCGCTCGGGAAAGAGGGTgtcttccccgagtgttgcactcggggaagaaaaattttaaaaagagagagaaggaaacgGCGCCGTCTGCTCACCAACGGCGTCAACTCGTCCCTGAGTGCTAGACGGCTCTCGGGAAAGCCTTCCCCGAGTGCACGATTTTCGGCTCTCGGGGAAGACGCCTTTCCCGTGAAGAGATACCCCGGGccctcttccccgagtgttgcactcggggaaggctTCTCCGAGTGCAACTGGGCCTTCCCCGAGTGCATTTGACACTAGGGGAAGCCTCTGCTTCCCGTAGTGATTGCCTTTCACATCTGCTGAGGATCGAGGGATCTTGTCCCTCACGTTGTGGGCTCTCTTCCGCTTGTGTCATAGAAATAGCATTAGATGGAGTGTTGGGACGCGCGAGAAAGAAATGCCATGCATGTTAGACATTTAGGCAAATTGAGGCAAAATTTAATTTTtaaaaattaataaaatatTTGTGAcacggaaaaagtctacataatccCTCAAACTATATAGGATGGAATACTTCATCCTccagactataaaaccagatattctaccccctgaactttcaaaaccggtcaaataacccctagagtggttttgtctttttctttttattatttttgctgaatctttgaaaaatcataataaatcatagaaaaatcataaaataaaaaattcaattttattGGATtcttgatgagtagatctacacagtgaatatataatagggTATACTTTAGCACAAAGTTTTTGCTGtagatttaaatctatgtttttctgtaattagttcgaataattcatatatgtagttcctatagtccaattgtggtaaacTTTTTATGATGACCTCAAAATTGTAtgtttgaactatggtaaaaatttcatatgCACTAAAttacgtataacttagttatagataaagtatagatttaacaagaataaagctaaataaatctataactaagttatacgtgatccaatggGTATGAAACTTTTATCATAGTTCAATCATACAACAATGAGCCCAGCATAAAAATTTTAACACAATTGAACCATAggaactatatatataaattatttgaattaattacagaaaaaacatagatttaaatctacaacaaaaattttgtactaaagtataccatattatatattcattgtgtagatctactcatcataaatccaacaaaattgaattttttattttatgatttttctgtgatttattatgatttttcaaagattcaacaaaaataaataaaaaagaaaaagacaaaaccaccctctaaaaccactcaGGGGTAGAATATCTTGTTTTATAGTTTGGAGGATGAAGTATTCCACCCTAGATAATTtgaggggttatgtagactttttctttTGTGACATATACCCTCATATGATCTATTCGCAGCAATAAGTACAACGAATACTATACCAAACATAGAAGCCATACTGAATATAACAAATACAGCAAAAACAGAAGTAAATTAACTTGGAGGCACCATTCTCACTAGTTGACATAGTGAGTTCCTCAAAATCATGCACTTAAAGTTGATTTAGTTAGTAGTTCGTGGCGCAGTCCTTCGTCTTAATGCCACCGGGAAGTAGACACTCACTAATAGCCATGAACAGGAGCTGTCAaacgatgaagtgtgctccctAAAAAACTGATTGCCCACACCAAATTTTAGGACATGTAAGAAATGCTCTCAATTCTCTGTTGTTTGATGTACATATACAAATATTTTGATGAAGACTATTAAATTTAACATCCACATAGAACAAAGATTACACTTGTTCATAACGGAAGAAATGACTAGGCTTCATAGTGGAACAAATGACTATACCTTGAATTCACACTTTTGTGTGAAAAAAGCTTCACCTAAATTCTTTACTGATACTAGGCTGCCAAAAGCATCCCTTTGATTAGAGCATATATGTCAAATTAGGGCCTTTCGTATGTTTGAAACCTTCCAACTACGAGTTGTATATTCTTTCAGtaacaatatatatatttactaCATGCCAACTCACCCATACAAGCAACCACTTCATATATGAACTAATAACAAGCATCATTATGACTTAATCAACACATATTGTAACATAAATACTAGGTAGAGACTAAGATTTACATGGAAAACCCTTTAGTGGAAATCACATGCGGCTATGAGAAATCTATTATAAGATGATGAAGAAATATGATGTGGGAGCCGACAAAGTTATAAGGTTCCAAATCCCCCATAAATCTCACTTTCTATTTGATGGATTTGATGAATCAAAACCTCTCCATTCCTCTTCCTAtaactctctctctttctctctctcaagaacaaacaagatgaagaagaagccatATATAGGAAGTTTTCATACTGGTCATGAGAGCTTCAAAGTATCACCAACATCCCCAATTTTAGCATACAACATGTTggcaatattttgcataataaatAAGCTAATTGGCCACCAAACGGTAAATCATGAACTACACACCATTATCAGTTTGTCATCACTAACTTTGTCACATCATTGCACACAAAAACTGAATGCACCACAAGAATCTGGTGAAAAATTATTTTAGCACTCTTTAGTCAGAAAGTTAAGCATGATTCATATATAAAACATtgtactccctctattctaaattataagttatttttaaTTCTTTGGTACATCAAATTTTCTATTTGTCTAGACATATGTTATGTCTAGGTACATTATCAAATttgaggaaaaagtctacataacctccAAACTATCTATGGTGGAATACTTCATCCCtcaaactataaaaccggatagtCTACACCCTGAACTTTTAAAACCAGTCAAATAACCCCTCGggtggttttagagggtggttttgtctttttcttttttatttatttctgctgaatatttgaaaaatcataataaatcacaaaaaacataaaataaaaaattcaattttgttggactcttgatgagtagatctacacaacgaATATAtaatggaaaaagtctacataaccccctaAAATATCTAGGGTGGAATACTTTATCCCCCAAACTATAAAACtggatattctaccccctgaacttttaaaaccggtcaattaaccccctcgagtggttttagagggtggttttgtcattttcttttttatttatttccgctgaatcttttaaaaaaatcatagtaaatcacagaaaaataataaaataaacaattcaattttgttggattctgatgagtagatctgcATAGTGAATATATtatatgatatactttagtacaaagtttttcctgtagctttaaatctatgtttttttaattaattcGAATAACTCATATATATAGCTCCTATGGTTCAAttatggtaaaatttttatggtaggctcattattgtatgatagtaaaaatttcatacttaaTAGATcaggtataacttagttatagataaagcatagatttaacaagaatagaGCTaaaaaatctataactaagttatacgagATCCAATGAATATGAAACTTTTGCCATAGTTTAAGCATATAATAATGagctcaccataaaaattttactacaattgaaccataggaactacatatataaattattcttattaattatagaaaaacatagatttaaagctaaaaaaaaactttgtactaaattatactatattatatattcattgtgtagatctactcatcaggatTTCAACAAAATGGATGTTTTCATTTTATGaattttctgtgatttattatgatttttcaaagattcaataaaaataaataaaaaagaaaaatacaaaaccaccctctaaaaccaccCTAGGGGATTATTTGattggttttgaaagttcagggggtagaatatccggttttgtAGTTTGGAGGATGAAGTATTCCACCCTAGATAGTTCgaggggttatgtagactttttctaatatataatatggtatactttggtacaaagtttttgttgtagctttaaatctatattttctgtaattaattcgaataattcatatatgtagtttctatggtccaattgtagtaaaatttttatggtgagctcattattgtatgcttgaactatggtaaaaatttcatactcattggatcacgtataacttagttataaataaagcatagatttaacaagaataaagctaaataaatctataactaagttatacgtgatccaatgagtataaaacttttaccatagtttaagaatacaataatgagtccaccataaaaattaccacaattgaaccataggaactacatatatgaattattcttattaattatagaaaaacatatatttaaagttacaacaaaaactttgtactaaagtataccatactatatattcactgtgtagatctactcatcaggagtccaataaagttaaattttttattttatgattttctgtgatttattatgattttttaaagattcagcaaaaataaataaaaaataaaaagacaaaaccaccctctaaaaccactctagggggttatttgaacagttttgaaagttcaggggtaGAATATTCGATTTTATAGTTTAGGGGATGAAGTATTCCACTCTAGATAGTTTgtggggttatgtagactttttttcTCAAATTTAATGTACCTAAAAAGtctaacttataatttagaacagagGGAATAACCATTTGGAAAGATAGCATGTAGAGGTTGGTTTGATTTCATGCCATATTAGCTTGGCACATTATTGGCCTATTAAAAGCATGACTCAACAGTACGCCTGTGTTCGGTAACTGATACAATTATAGCAGTATCGAATCAAAACATCTAAAGTTTAACGAAATTGATttaaaaatatcaatatttatggtACCAAATAGGTATCATCAAATTCTCTATTGAATATATTTTAATAGTGTATTTATTTTtgtcataaatattgatatttttataaatttggtTGAACTTCAAATGGTTTCGCTAAGGAGAAAATTAAAATACATATTTTTAGAATGGTGGTAGCAATTATTTTTCTTATTTCATGTATCAGCACAGCTTTTGTTGATGCAACTGACATACTGAAGTAATAAGGGATGGAGACTGTCCTAAAGTGTGATAACACATTGGGCATGGCTTATATGTTTTCTTACAAAATAAAATACAATAACTAAATTTGTTTGTTGATTAAAAAATTCAAATGTTTTGGTAATTTTAAGTTAGCAAAGGTTTTTCTGCTTGGATGAGGTAAAGATGTATTCAGAAACAATTAAAAGATTATAAGCCAAACTactataaaaaagaaaaaacttaaTTCAAGGATAATAGGCAATTCTAGTATCGGTTTTCTCTTAAAAACTTTCATATATCTGTTAAATGGCGCTTCATATTCATATTAGCTTGAAATACAAAGCACCCACGGACCATTGGTGCACGAGAGTCTCAGACCCAAATGGACAAGCTGCAATATATGGAACGTTAACTATTTGATTGTGATAAAAGCATCTGTACTACATATACTGCAGAGTAAGACACTATATCTTCGTATTCATTTATTTATGGTACAGCAAAGCAAAATGGTACTGCAGAATGTAATGTAACTTAATAATGAGTATCAATAAGTGTCTCACCACTACCGGAGACGAGTTTTCTCCCGTCAGCCCAGCTCACTCCCCTCGGCTGTGTGTCAGAGGTGCTAAATCATCCCCCACGTGCCTTGTATACCGTCCGGGAAGGTCTCGACTACCGTCACGGGTGCTCGTCCTGGCCAAAACGGTGGCTTCCGCGCGCTTTCCAGGATTATTGGCCCACAGAACAGAGAGACAAGAGAAACGAGAGCGCGGGATTTCTGAGAAAAACTTTCCGCTTCGCGCCTTCAGTCCGCGCCGACGGCCGCGCGACGGCTCCATACATTCCCCAATTTCTCTTCCGCTTCCTATCCACTGCCTGATGCACGGAGCAACGCCACCCTACAGCTCCCCACCGTGAGGTACAGCGCCACCGTCGGCTGTCCACCACCGCTCGCCCGCCCGCCGTCGGCCGCCCTCAGCCAGCAGAATCATCGCCCTTCACCTAGACCGTAGCCCCTAGCACCGGCGACTCCAAACCCTAGCAGATGCTTCATCTCACTGGGTTTTCGTGACCTCACAACAGAACAGTCAAAGGCAGCAGCCCTATACATATTAACTAACATCCCTGAAATGGATGATTTCTTCAAGTATGCCTTCTATACTTATATGGTTcaaagttatttttttattgataATTGTACTATAACAATGTCAAATATGCCCTTGTAGAGAATTTGATAATGAACAATGGAAGGGTCGCTCACAGCCAAGTGCACGGGATATTAGTAACTTAAGATTAAATGGCTGGAAAGGGACACGTGGCAGAAATAGAGGCCCCAATTTCTTTGATTGGTTCAAAAACATAGTAATGCCACAACTCAATTTCAGCAAGTTTTTTTCCTATTTAAATCTTAATAAACACTAATAAATGAAATGTAACTGTTTGCAGTGTGCAATCAGATCAAGTGTTCACAATGTGTTGCGTCAAATTTCATATGGGTTTCGCAAAAGGGTATCCTCCTATGGTTGCTATGATGTGAATGGATATAGATTTCGGTCTGAGAAGTATGAGAGTAAGCGGGCAGGATTGGCTACAACCAATAGTGGTGTTTGTGTGACGTGTACTGATGACAATGGAAATGCTCTTGAGTATTTTGGTGTTATTGAAGACATCATTAAAATTTCATGGGAAGGCAGGGAACAACTTGATCTAGTTTTATTTTATTGCCGCTGGTTTGATCCGACCTCTAGGGGTGTTAGGCGAACTGAAAATCTTGGTTTGGTGGAAGTGAAGCATAGCTCCAGGCTTCAAAATTTTGAACCATTTGTGTTGGCAAGTCAAGTTACACAGGTTTATTATCTGTCATATGCTAGTGATAAACCTAGTTTGATAGACTGGTCGGTAGTGTACCATGTGGCACCAAGAGATCGTTTGCCTCCAGTCGACATCAAAAATGATTCCATTGAAACTGAAGGGCCAACAGCTGACATCTCATTTTTCCAAGAGGATGGATTGGAA contains:
- the LOC110432031 gene encoding protein VASP homolog isoform X2, with the protein product MALGEEIEKKSQPTNRPAGPPTPPNPISLFPLSPRAPSQPRRPAAASTALTPPRTHPSPPRPSRGPLGGGASKPCPARRRFAPLWPAVGHRIRWQDEADPWRTSAAAAAAAEASGGRMRCL
- the LOC110432031 gene encoding uncharacterized protein LOC110432031 isoform X1, with the protein product MADVSSGGGGGGSVRWQDEIDYMKMISIRVSFGQKEAKLKAKIAADRKQKMQMVHQMMQSANMVQAIQGVNSSNMVQANGASNFSETVAHCSIQVTETEPSMSLVSQVLITSALIEGKLLVIFFIGVCSISMKASCSLSYSSVHTCMLPKTCMLVGR
- the LOC110432031 gene encoding uncharacterized protein LOC110432031 isoform X3, with translation MADVSSGGGGGGSVRWQDEIDYMKMISIRVSFGQKEAKLKAKIAADRKQKMQMVHQMMQSANMVQAIQGVNSSNMVQANGASNFSETVAHCSIQVTETEPSMSLVSQEQA